One Bos taurus isolate L1 Dominette 01449 registration number 42190680 breed Hereford chromosome 16, ARS-UCD2.0, whole genome shotgun sequence DNA window includes the following coding sequences:
- the CNIH4 gene encoding protein cornichon homolog 4 isoform X1 — translation MLISLHWFIFLLNLPVAAWNIYRYIMVPSGNMGVFDPTEIHNRGQLKSHMKEAMIKLGFHLLCFFMYLYSMILALIND, via the exons ATGCTCATCTCATTGCACTGGTTCATCTTCCTTCTCAACTTGCCTGTTGCTGCCTGGAATATATATCG GTACATTATGGTGCCAAGTGGTAACATGGGAGTATTTGATCCAACAGAAATACACAACCGAGGGCAGCTGAAGTCACACATGAAAGAAGCCATGATCAAACTTGGCTTCCACCTGCTCTGTTTCTTCATGTATCTCTACAG TATGATTTTAGCTTTGATAAATGACTGA